From Micromonospora nigra, one genomic window encodes:
- a CDS encoding non-ribosomal peptide synthetase, producing MTHRDAAEAARRQVGLLLESPADFTVGMFGAWSVGLGVLPLPVEFPDARLREMLADCSPRLLLTSPTQADRAARLVADLPHPPTVVPFDVAPAAGATGAAAPATDAGPGPDDPAYTVYTSGSTGRPKGVLIRQGQVAHLVAWEGQAWELGPWVRMAQTLSLGFDFGLQELFTALPYGGCVVVPAPADRRNARSYVRFLRRERVTVLFTTPSYADQLVATGEPLPDLRLVLLGGEVLKRSTVTGLRTLVAADCRLVNGYGPTEATVNCLAYEIPAKVPDEDLPAVLPVGRPSAASRIWLADDDDRPLPVGALGNILIAGPGVADGYLHRPEATAERFVTDRSGDRYYRTGDLAHLDPDVGFVVVGRADRQVKVRGFRVELGEVEFAMRDVPGVVACAALVVEEPRRLVAFVTGDRVDPTELLRLVGARLPVAMVPEQVVTLDELPMTANGKLDETPLRQAAQREYTEVLPGSAGVREVEAAVCRIWADALALSTIAPDVNVFDAGAHSLVVTRVHHQLQVSLGVTFPIHYLFEYPCPRDLAGHLAARRTTRPTSPAPALARPPKDRHGHDAP from the coding sequence ATGACCCACCGGGACGCCGCCGAGGCCGCCCGCCGGCAGGTCGGCCTGCTGCTGGAGTCGCCCGCCGACTTCACGGTCGGGATGTTCGGTGCCTGGTCGGTGGGGCTCGGGGTGCTTCCGCTGCCCGTCGAGTTCCCCGATGCCCGACTGCGGGAGATGCTCGCCGACTGCTCGCCCCGGCTGCTGCTCACCTCGCCGACGCAGGCGGACCGGGCGGCCCGGCTCGTCGCGGACCTTCCGCACCCCCCGACCGTCGTGCCGTTCGACGTCGCCCCGGCAGCCGGGGCGACCGGGGCCGCCGCGCCGGCCACCGACGCCGGACCCGGTCCCGACGACCCGGCGTACACCGTCTACACCAGCGGGTCCACCGGCCGTCCCAAGGGCGTACTGATCCGACAGGGCCAGGTGGCGCACCTCGTCGCCTGGGAGGGACAGGCGTGGGAGCTGGGCCCGTGGGTGCGGATGGCGCAGACCCTCTCCCTCGGCTTCGACTTCGGCCTCCAGGAGCTGTTCACCGCCCTGCCGTACGGCGGTTGCGTGGTCGTGCCGGCACCAGCCGACCGTCGCAACGCCCGCAGCTACGTGCGGTTCCTGCGGCGGGAACGGGTCACCGTCCTGTTCACCACCCCCTCGTACGCCGACCAGCTGGTCGCCACGGGTGAACCCCTGCCGGACCTGCGGCTGGTCCTGCTCGGCGGTGAGGTGCTGAAGCGGTCCACGGTGACCGGACTGCGCACGCTCGTCGCCGCCGACTGCCGCCTGGTCAACGGGTACGGCCCGACCGAGGCCACCGTCAACTGCCTGGCCTACGAGATTCCCGCAAAGGTGCCCGACGAGGACCTGCCCGCGGTGCTGCCGGTCGGGCGACCGTCGGCGGCGAGCCGCATCTGGCTGGCCGACGACGACGACCGGCCGCTCCCGGTCGGGGCGCTGGGGAACATCCTCATCGCCGGGCCGGGCGTGGCCGACGGCTACCTGCACCGGCCGGAGGCGACCGCCGAGCGGTTCGTCACCGACCGGTCCGGCGACCGCTACTACCGCACCGGCGACCTGGCCCACCTCGACCCGGACGTCGGCTTCGTGGTGGTGGGACGCGCGGACCGGCAGGTCAAGGTACGCGGCTTCCGGGTCGAGCTCGGCGAGGTGGAGTTCGCCATGCGGGACGTGCCCGGCGTCGTGGCCTGCGCCGCGCTGGTGGTGGAGGAGCCGAGACGACTGGTCGCCTTCGTCACCGGCGACCGGGTCGACCCCACCGAACTGCTCCGGCTGGTGGGTGCGCGACTGCCGGTGGCCATGGTGCCCGAGCAGGTCGTCACGCTCGACGAGCTGCCGATGACCGCGAACGGCAAGCTCGACGAGACGCCCCTGCGGCAGGCGGCGCAGCGCGAGTACACCGAGGTGCTGCCCGGTTCGGCGGGGGTGCGCGAGGTGGAGGCGGCGGTCTGCCGCATCTGGGCCGACGCGTTGGCCCTGAGCACGATCGCGCCGGACGTGAACGTCTTCGACGCGGGCGCCCACTCGCTGGTGGTGACCCGGGTGCACCACCAGCTCCAGGTCAGCCTCGGCGTGACCTTCCCGATCCACTACCTGTTCGAGTACCCCTGCCCGCGGGACCTCGCCGGGCACCTCGCCGCGCGGCGTACCACCCGTCCGACGTCGCCCGCCCCCGCGCTGGCCCGACCTCCGAAGGACCGACATGGCCATGACGCCCCTTGA